AAGCAATCACAAGATAACTGAAATAAAGGTGACATATCATGTCAAGTTGTTAACTTTTCCTTCCCGATCGATACAGAAGATGTGAAAGACTTACAATCATCATCTATAAGCAGAAATATTTAGCACACAAAAGGGCCTAACATTCAAAGCAATTTCATATGAAAGCCGTGATGAAATATCCATTAAAAGATCCATGAGTCATTGGATAAAATTCCTCCCTCTATCAAGAAAGCATGATTGTCCACATTTATTCGAGCTAAATAAAAACTTTAACTGAAAGTTAACTAGAGAGAGATAGGGATACAAAAGGGCTTCAAAATGCCCCCAAGCTTAACATGCTAAGCCGGTTGGATGCATTTAGTCTCCTTTTTATTGGCACTAGTGTTCTTTGCTGGAGGTGGTGTGGTGACGCTAGTTGGGGCGTCAATCAGAAGCTTGTTGCCAACCTCCAGATCCTTTATACAAGAACGGTACATGCGCAGCGCCTCATCTTGGTTGGCGATGATCCTTTGGCTTGTGTTCCAGGCCTCACGAGTCTGGGTGGCAAGCGCCACATCCATCTCCCTAATTTGCCCAGTCATAATTTTAGTTTGAACCTTAGATGGAACATGATTTAACACCTTGTCCACCACAAGCTCACCCCGCGCTGCTTACAAGCTTGTGTAGAAGCCTTGGATTTTAGCATGTATATCCTATTTGCTTTTGCATAATACGCCACTGGCATTTTCCAGAGAAGAAATCCTATTCACGCTCTCGTCGCACTCAACCGGACATGGAAAAATTCCGTGTTCCAGTCTCCCGTTCCAAGCCAGTCCACACGAGACCGCTGTCGTGCTGTGATCTCTTCCATGTGCAAAGGCTCGTTCAGTTAATTGTCAGGCCAGCTCCCTCTCGTGCGGCGAAGATCCATGGTATAGCGAGCTGCCCTTCTATTGTTCAAACTCCTTCCTGGCTTTCTTAATCTCGCGCTTATCATCCCCATTTTTTTACCTTTCCAGTTGTTCAGTTGGGTTTGCATGTGTTTGAGATTTTTTGGACGTCCTAAAGGCAAGAAACCCCAGACCTCTACTCCCACCCATTCACGACCGCTATTCAAGTCTCATCCCAGTGCCATGCcttctcataaataaataaaacatGGGCGAGCACCTGTAATTTCCTGTCATTCACCCTGATATCCACCTCGTATGACCAGAACAAGGCTAAACCGCCACTTAAGCCATCACTAACATAGAAACGGATTGAATGAATGAAGGACCTGCTCCTACAAAACGTGTTGGTGCTTTCAAACGGTGAGTCGGTGATCAAGAACCGTAGTAGAAGTGCACCGTCGATCAAAGGATCAGTCGTGTCATGGCGGCGCGTAGTGCTACTGCTACGCTACACAGGCGGGACTAGGCGGACCGGACACGACAACTCGTGCACCAAGGAATCGAGTCCAACCACCCGTGGCCATCCATCCAGGCCCCCAACTGGCAACGGAAGCTGGAGGTGGGACCAGAGGAAAGCTGTCGTGCGGGCCAGGCCAGCGCAGTGCGGCGTGTTCCACACACGCCACCACACCACCGGCTCTCGGAGTAGAAAGCAGCAGCTAGCGCCTTCCCCTTCCCTCCGCTCCCCACACAACCCAAACCTGCGTCCAAAACCCCTCTCCCCGACCTGAGATCTATCGGCGATGGCGCCCGCTCCCGTGCTCCTCCCCACGCCAGATCCGAGCGCTACGCCAGATCCCGACGCAGCGCCCCAGGCCccggcggcggccgcggcggTCCCGCTCACCCCCGAGCACTGCACCGCGCCCAGCCGGCTGGCCGCCAGGTCCGACGCCGATGCCGGCGCGCCGACGATCCCTCTCACACCCGAGCTCATCGCCTTGCTGCGCGGCGAGCTCGAGCCCTCCCCCGAGGACCACTCCGACTTCGCCCTCCGCCTGAGATTTACCCAGCAGCGCCTTGACGCCATCTCCCCCAGCCTCCCCTCCGCCACGCCCCCGCCGGCGCCACCGCAACGCCCACAGTCTCCCCTGCCCCCGCCGACGTCTCACGTGCCACCGCcccctcctccgccccgcgcgcaTGCCGACCCATTGCGGGCCTCGTCCTCGGCCGCCAGCCTCCCCTCCGCCATGCCACCTCCGCTACGCCCACCGTCTCCCCCGCCGACACGCCCAAACTCTCCcctgcccccgccgccgccacgggcGCCGTCTCCCCCTCCACCCAGCGCGCATGCCAACCCGGCGATGGAGATGGTGCAACTGCGGGTTATATCCGCGCAGGAGGACACGCTCCACTATCGACCGCTGGTGCGCCGCGCGCGACTCGCCTTCGAGGCGCTCTGGGGCCGCTACCACCGCAACGCCGAGAACAACCCTGTCCCCGGCAGCCGCAACCGGGCCGACTTGCGGGCCCTCGGCGCCATGATCAAAGGGAGGCTCTGCCTCAACCGCGATAAGCGCATCGTAGGGCCCGTGCCGGGCGTCTTCGTCGGCGACGCCTTTAACTACCGCGCTGAGCTCCTCGTCGTCGGCCTGCACAACCAAACGCAGGCCGACATCGGCTACGTGCCCGCCAGCAAGCTCGACGGGGGCCACCCCGTCGCCACCAGCATCGTATCCTCGGGCAGGTACCTCGACGACCACGACAACGGGGGCGTCTTGATCTACACGGGAAGCGGCGGCAGCCCGCCGAACGGCGGCAACCTCGCCCTCACATATAGCTGCAACTATGGCATCGAGGTGCGCGTCATCCGCTGCCACGACTGCCACGCCAGCCCCAGCGGCAAGCTCTACGTCTACGACGGCCTCTACAAGGTCTTCTCCACATCCGAGGTCTGCAAGTTCAAGCTCGTGCGTGTGCCCGGCCAGGAAGCGCTCGGCAGCAACACCTGGCGCTCCGCCAGAGACCTCATCAACCAGCTCGACGCCAAGATCCAGCCTCCCGACTACATCACGCTGGACATGTCCAAGGGCAAGGAAGCGGTTCCCGTCCCCGTCCGCAACTCGGTTGACCATGACGTCTTTCCCCTCCAGTTCGAGTACCTCGCACGCCCCGAGTTCCCGGCGCCGCCGGCGATGCCCGGCCACAAGTGCTGCACCTGCATCAATGCCAAGACTGCGTGCAGCGAGACGGCCGGCTGCGCCTGCGTGAAGaggagcggcggaggcggcccaGCGTACAATGCTGACGGCATGCTCTTGAGGGGACGGCCGGTGGTGTACGAGTGCGGCGCGTCGTGTGGGTGCCCGGCGAGCTGCCCCAACCGGGTGACTCAGCGGGGGACGAGGCACCGGCTGGAGGTGTTCCGGTCCACGGAGACGGATTGGGGCGTGAGGACGCTCGACCTGATCCAGCCGGGCGCATTCCTCTGCGAGTTCGCCGGGGACGTGCTCCTCGCGGATGACCCCCGCATTGCCAACGCGAACGCCAATGCCAATACCGGCGCGTCAACGGAGGAGTGGGCCTGCTTCATCGACCCGAGGAAGTTTCCGACGAGGTGGATGGAGTGGGGGTACGCCCCCGCGGCCGTGCTTCCAGCCGACGGCGAGGAACCGCCCCGTTTCGTGCAGTGCCCGGCGCCGGGGTACGTGCTCGACATATCCAAGAGGAAAAACATCGCGGCCTACATCAGCCACAGCAGTTTCGTGCCAAACGCCTTCGTCCAGCTCGTGGTCCGTGGTGACGAGGACGAGTCGTGCCCCCACCTGATGGTCTTCGGCATGGAGATCATCCCGCCGATGAGCGAGCTGAGCATCGACTACGGCCTCGATCAGTGATCGATCGGCAACGTTTCCTGTATGTTTACCTTCATTTCCAGTTGCCATGAACCATATTCTGTCATTGTTATCGATTGTATCATTGGATGGACGCAATGCAATACACCTTCAACTGAACTGTTTGCTTATATTTCTTGTGCCTGGTTAATTTGCCGTGTTTGCACTTTGCAGTCGGCAAGTTATAGTCTGAACTCATATTTGCATGAGTTGATCCTGGGCTCGACATCATAACTATGGATGTGAGGTTTAGTTGAGAATTTCGATCAGTTTAGTATTCTGTGTAGTCGATGCAAAGGTTCATGAAGTTGTGGTGTTTcgcttgaagaagcggaatggaTGGTGCACGCATCCCAATCTGCCATTGCAAATTAGGCCTTGCAAATTTGGGTGTGTTTTTGTAGAAAGATTTCATTCCGTGCTTTATTGATGGAAAACGCTTCAGCTCAACCGCCATCTGATCTACGTTTTTATTGATGGAAAACACTTCGGCTCAATCATCGGATTATCCAAACTCTTCGGCACAACAGACTTCCATGCACGTCGGTTGTCTTCGCACCCGTCCGATCTGAGAATTTGTTGAAGGAAAACGCTTACAAATTACTCCGTGCACATCGGTTGTCTTCGCGCCCATCCGATCTGACTTTGATCAGACGGCGGACAGCCAAGCATGGAATTTCCTAGCCAGTTTGGAACATGAGTATTGTTGCGCTCACATGAAGCGCAACATGTCGCTTGTTGCGGTCCAATGTGAGGGTGAGAGGGCGAGTGTGCGATAGGCATGTGCATTTCTTGTGCCCGGTTTTTGCCGTGTTTACCATCGGTGAGTTGAGTTTATGATctacatcatcaacatctatgtGAGTGTTATTTGAGAATTTCAATTGGTTTAGTTTTTTGTAGTCGCTGCAAAGGTTCATGAAGTTGTGGTGTTTCACTTGAAGAAGTGGAATGGTGCACGCGTCCCGATCTGTCATTGCTATAGTTTGGGGTGTGTATCTTTAGAAAGATTTCATGGCATGCTTTATTGATGGAAAACGCTTCAGCTCAACGATGCATTACTTGGCATGTTTCGATCGTCTTCGCACTGTTCGATCTGAGTTTGATCGAACAACACACAGCCAAACTTGGAACTTTCTGGCCGGTTTGCAACATGAGTGTTATTGCGTTCACATGTCGCTCGTTGTGGTCCGAGGTGAGGGTGAGAGGGCGGACATCTTGTTCAATAGACATGTGCCATGTGGGTCCTTGGCCTTTCCGAAAACATCATACCCAGTCTCATCATATTCCTGGCGAggctctctctctttctctctctctctctctctctctctctctctctcttcacaCACTAGACAAGGCCATGGcagccgaccgccgccgccgcacacaGCGGTGCTACAAGCTCACTCTCTCCCGCCTCTCTCCCTCGAGCTAGATCGGAAGGGGACATTGGCGTTATTGCACATCACCGCTGGCTGCAGTGAATGGGCCACCGAGATGCTACAACCAGACCGCCGGCAATCATTGGGTGTGAACTACAACATGATCCCGACCATTATTTTCAGTAATATGACATTGCTCAACAGTTATTATTAGACGTTTCAAACTAAAAGCGTGCAATTAGTAGTTTACTCTTGATACTTGGCAAGTAAAGGTGGATGCACAGTCTTAAGGGCCTTCTCGTCGACTTCACCCAAGAGCCTTCTGAAACACCCTGGTAGGCATGGGTGGTTGGCACATAT
The Aegilops tauschii subsp. strangulata cultivar AL8/78 chromosome 3, Aet v6.0, whole genome shotgun sequence genome window above contains:
- the LOC109750455 gene encoding histone-lysine N-methyltransferase family member SUVH2-like, producing the protein MAPAPVLLPTPDPSATPDPDAAPQAPAAAAAVPLTPEHCTAPSRLAARSDADAGAPTIPLTPELIALLRGELEPSPEDHSDFALRLRFTQQRLDAISPSLPSATPPPAPPQRPQSPLPPPTSHVPPPPPPPRAHADPLRASSSAASLPSAMPPPLRPPSPPPTRPNSPLPPPPPRAPSPPPPSAHANPAMEMVQLRVISAQEDTLHYRPLVRRARLAFEALWGRYHRNAENNPVPGSRNRADLRALGAMIKGRLCLNRDKRIVGPVPGVFVGDAFNYRAELLVVGLHNQTQADIGYVPASKLDGGHPVATSIVSSGRYLDDHDNGGVLIYTGSGGSPPNGGNLALTYSCNYGIEVRVIRCHDCHASPSGKLYVYDGLYKVFSTSEVCKFKLVRVPGQEALGSNTWRSARDLINQLDAKIQPPDYITLDMSKGKEAVPVPVRNSVDHDVFPLQFEYLARPEFPAPPAMPGHKCCTCINAKTACSETAGCACVKRSGGGGPAYNADGMLLRGRPVVYECGASCGCPASCPNRVTQRGTRHRLEVFRSTETDWGVRTLDLIQPGAFLCEFAGDVLLADDPRIANANANANTGASTEEWACFIDPRKFPTRWMEWGYAPAAVLPADGEEPPRFVQCPAPGYVLDISKRKNIAAYISHSSFVPNAFVQLVVRGDEDESCPHLMVFGMEIIPPMSELSIDYGLDQ